The proteins below are encoded in one region of Streptomyces cyanogenus:
- a CDS encoding hemerythrin domain-containing protein, with amino-acid sequence MVTLTKSAAQVPQMPLRVGKAAAKTAKAAPTWSLRITRSLGAENAVDLLVRQHRQIRLGFLKAALPGPWRSRNFHRLMRLLAVHEAAEEAHVHPVARRALQHGREVAARRRHEEKAAKDLLISLWRTGPDGPGYLRRLNEARRVITQHAAREEREEFTALRRAVSVPRLRMLGAEVKLTQAYAPTRPHRWVNNEATNKLAAPVLGPVDRALDAVRRRRS; translated from the coding sequence ATGGTCACACTGACGAAGTCCGCCGCGCAGGTGCCGCAGATGCCGCTGCGCGTCGGGAAGGCCGCGGCCAAGACCGCGAAAGCCGCACCCACCTGGTCACTGAGGATCACACGCTCCCTGGGCGCTGAGAACGCCGTCGACCTGCTCGTCCGCCAGCACCGGCAGATCAGGCTCGGATTCCTGAAGGCCGCGCTTCCCGGGCCGTGGCGCTCCCGCAACTTCCACCGGCTGATGCGGCTGCTCGCCGTGCACGAGGCTGCCGAGGAAGCGCATGTCCATCCCGTCGCGCGGCGCGCGCTGCAGCACGGTCGTGAGGTGGCGGCCCGGCGGCGTCACGAAGAGAAGGCGGCCAAGGACCTGCTGATCTCACTGTGGCGCACCGGCCCGGACGGCCCCGGCTATCTGCGTCGGCTGAACGAGGCCCGGCGAGTGATCACTCAGCACGCCGCCAGGGAGGAGCGCGAGGAGTTCACGGCGCTTCGGCGCGCCGTCAGCGTGCCGCGGCTGCGGATGCTGGGCGCCGAGGTCAAACTGACCCAGGCGTACGCGCCGACCCGGCCGCACCGTTGGGTCAACAACGAGGCCACGAACAAGCTGGCCGCACCGGTTCTCGGCCCTGTCGACCGGGCACTGGACGCCGTTCGGCGTCGTCGTTCCTGA
- a CDS encoding alpha/beta hydrolase family protein, which produces MTRRQLLGRAGALAALGATSALGPAARASAAVTAPAWPVRLELPRPTGPYPLGITELHLVDRTRRGPWWAGDAAGEFRELMVSVWYPADRATAKDGPGASYMRAGVAAVFGAGAAKILGVGEGAIDWAGFGTHARVGVAAVSRPGRVPVVLYSPGMYNERTLDTTAAEELASHGYVVITVDPVHEAHAVEFPDGRVIEPAPALGAIEADADRSRAALEVRVADIPFVLDQLAVLAHGGNPDAGKRPLPRGLGEALDLARIGMFGHSLGGMTTAEAMGVDRRIRAGVNLDGPLGYDWADPELLLPVARTGLDRPFLQMGAWLGVPSGRLPHTHEHSPSWRAMWRNSTGWKRDLWTEAAEHNSFTDYQTVLPGLAERLTLPKGLLSRMVGTVDPARFTMSRRAYLTAFFDQHLRGRHQPLLDGPSPLHPYVRFID; this is translated from the coding sequence GTGACGCGGCGGCAACTGCTGGGCCGCGCGGGCGCCTTGGCCGCCCTCGGCGCCACCTCGGCCCTGGGGCCGGCTGCTCGCGCGTCCGCCGCGGTGACGGCCCCCGCCTGGCCCGTACGGCTGGAACTCCCCCGCCCCACCGGACCGTACCCGCTCGGTATCACCGAACTGCACCTGGTGGACCGGACACGTCGTGGCCCCTGGTGGGCGGGCGACGCGGCCGGGGAGTTCCGGGAGCTCATGGTGAGCGTCTGGTACCCGGCCGACCGCGCCACGGCGAAGGACGGCCCCGGGGCGTCCTATATGCGTGCGGGCGTGGCCGCGGTCTTCGGGGCGGGCGCGGCAAAGATCCTCGGGGTCGGCGAGGGGGCCATCGACTGGGCCGGATTCGGTACCCACGCCCGCGTAGGAGTGGCCGCGGTGTCCAGGCCCGGGCGGGTGCCCGTGGTGCTGTACTCGCCGGGCATGTACAACGAGCGCACGCTCGACACCACCGCCGCGGAGGAGTTGGCGAGCCACGGCTATGTGGTGATCACCGTCGATCCCGTCCACGAGGCACACGCGGTCGAGTTCCCGGACGGCCGCGTCATCGAGCCCGCGCCCGCGCTCGGCGCCATCGAGGCGGACGCCGACCGGTCCAGGGCAGCGCTGGAGGTCCGGGTTGCCGACATCCCGTTCGTCCTCGACCAGCTCGCCGTGCTCGCACACGGTGGTAACCCCGACGCCGGGAAGCGGCCACTGCCGCGCGGTCTCGGGGAGGCCCTGGACCTCGCGCGCATCGGCATGTTCGGGCATTCGCTCGGCGGGATGACGACCGCCGAGGCGATGGGCGTGGACCGCCGTATTCGCGCCGGGGTCAACCTCGACGGGCCGCTCGGCTACGACTGGGCCGACCCCGAACTACTGCTGCCGGTCGCCCGCACCGGGCTGGACCGGCCGTTCCTGCAGATGGGGGCGTGGCTCGGGGTACCGTCCGGCAGGCTGCCGCACACTCATGAGCACTCCCCGTCCTGGCGGGCGATGTGGCGGAACTCCACCGGCTGGAAGCGCGACCTGTGGACGGAGGCGGCCGAACACAACTCGTTCACCGACTACCAGACGGTCCTGCCGGGCCTCGCCGAGCGGCTCACGCTGCCGAAAGGGCTGCTGTCCCGGATGGTCGGTACGGTCGACCCGGCGCGGTTCACCATGAGCCGACGGGCCTACCTCACCGCCTTCTTCGATCAGCACCTGCGCGGCCGCCACCAGCCGCTGCTGGACGGCCCCTCGCCCCTCCACCCATACGTGCGGTTCATCGACTGA
- a CDS encoding MFS transporter translates to MEQSAPIPPRPRLRDRLTVPVLASGGILMAVMQTVVVPLLPDLPRLTGASAATVSWTVTATLLSGAVLTPVLGRAGDMYGKRRVLTAALALMTAGSVMCALSSDIGVLIAARALQGAAASVVPLSISILRDELPPERRGSAVALMSSTVGIGAALGLPLAALVVQYADWHTMFWLTSALGALGVAATWWAVRESPLREPGRFDVAGALGLAAGLVCLLLGVSQGGTWGWGSARVLALFLASAVVLALWCRQQLRAARPLVDLRLVTRPRVGLSHVAALLTGFAFYANSLVTAQLVQAPKATGYGLGLSIVATGLCLLPGGVTMLLFSPLSARISAARGPRITLALGAAVIACGYALRIADSRDLWMIILGASVVATGTTLAYSALPTLILRAVPAAQTASANGVNVLMRTIGQAVSSAAVAAVLVHHSSPLGGAPVPTLHGYLLAFALAGAVALAACAAALSIPGDGPAGGTRRARGATRGARDEAMEGA, encoded by the coding sequence ATGGAGCAGTCAGCCCCCATACCCCCGCGGCCCCGGCTGCGTGACCGGCTCACCGTCCCGGTACTGGCGTCGGGCGGCATCCTCATGGCGGTCATGCAGACCGTGGTCGTCCCGCTCCTGCCGGACCTGCCCCGGCTCACCGGCGCGTCGGCCGCCACCGTCTCCTGGACGGTCACCGCGACCCTGCTCTCCGGCGCCGTCCTCACCCCCGTGCTCGGCCGGGCCGGCGACATGTACGGCAAGCGCCGGGTGCTCACCGCAGCGCTCGCCCTGATGACCGCAGGCTCCGTGATGTGCGCGCTCTCCTCCGACATCGGCGTGCTCATCGCCGCCCGCGCGCTTCAAGGCGCCGCCGCCTCCGTGGTCCCGCTCTCCATCAGCATCCTGCGCGACGAACTCCCGCCCGAGCGCCGCGGCTCGGCGGTGGCGCTGATGAGTTCCACCGTCGGCATCGGCGCCGCGCTCGGCCTGCCGCTCGCCGCGCTGGTCGTGCAGTACGCCGACTGGCACACCATGTTCTGGCTGACCAGCGCCCTCGGTGCGCTGGGCGTCGCGGCGACCTGGTGGGCGGTGCGGGAGTCGCCACTGCGCGAGCCCGGCCGCTTCGACGTCGCCGGCGCGCTCGGCCTCGCCGCCGGGCTGGTCTGCCTGCTGCTGGGCGTCTCCCAGGGCGGCACCTGGGGCTGGGGCAGCGCCCGGGTCCTCGCCCTGTTCCTCGCGTCCGCCGTCGTCCTCGCCCTGTGGTGCCGGCAGCAACTGCGCGCCGCACGGCCGCTGGTCGACCTGAGACTGGTCACCCGGCCGCGGGTGGGCCTGTCCCATGTGGCGGCCCTGCTGACCGGGTTCGCCTTCTACGCCAACTCGCTGGTCACCGCCCAGCTGGTGCAGGCGCCGAAGGCCACCGGGTACGGCCTCGGCCTGTCCATCGTCGCCACCGGTCTCTGCCTGCTGCCCGGCGGCGTCACCATGCTGCTGTTCTCCCCGCTGTCGGCCCGCATCTCGGCCGCTCGCGGACCGCGGATCACGCTCGCGCTGGGCGCCGCCGTCATCGCCTGCGGGTACGCGCTGCGCATCGCCGACAGCCGAGACCTGTGGATGATCATCCTCGGGGCGTCCGTGGTGGCGACCGGCACCACGCTCGCCTACTCCGCGCTGCCGACCCTGATCCTGCGCGCGGTCCCGGCCGCCCAGACCGCCTCCGCCAACGGCGTCAACGTGCTGATGCGCACCATCGGCCAGGCCGTCTCCAGCGCGGCCGTCGCCGCCGTCCTCGTCCACCACAGCAGCCCCCTGGGGGGTGCCCCCGTGCCCACCCTGCACGGCTACCTGCTCGCCTTCGCCCTGGCGGGCGCCGTCGCCCTCGCGGCCTGCGCGGCGGCCCTGTCCATCCCCGGCGACGGCCCCGCCGGCGGCACCCGGCGGGCCCGCGGTGCCACCCGGGGCGCCCGCGACGAGGCGATGGAGGGAGCATGA